The following proteins are encoded in a genomic region of Hippoglossus hippoglossus isolate fHipHip1 chromosome 3, fHipHip1.pri, whole genome shotgun sequence:
- the LOC117759350 gene encoding piggyBac transposable element-derived protein 4-like yields the protein MEKQTEKQTEKQTEKTATTTKTTTQSVWDAWVVRLPRLYNPGPEVTVDEQLVPFRGRCPFRQYMPIKPAKYGIKSWVACDAKSSYAWKMQVYTGKPSGGRPEWNQGLRVVLDVMEGLHGRKVTCDNYFTSYELAQLLERNARVVLLSTRHAEAGKPVIVLDYNRNKGGVDNLDKVIRTYSCRRM from the exons atggagaagcagactgAGAAGCAGACggaaaagcagaccgagaagacGGCGACGacgacgaagactacgacccagtcg gtctgggacgcgtgggtggtGCGGCTGCCgcgcctctacaacccggggcccgaagtgaccgtggacgagcaactggttccgttcagag gccggtgtcctttCCGACAGTACATGCCCATCAAGCCGGCGAAATAtgggatcaagtcgtgggtggcgTGCGATGCAaaatccagctacgcttggaagatgcaagtgtacaccggaaagccgagcggcggacgcccagaatggaaccaggggttgcgggtagtgctcgatgtaatGGAGGGACTGCACGGCCGCAAagtcacgtgcgacaattacttcacctcctacgaactcgcgcagctcctggagaggaa tgctcgcgtggtgctcctgagcacgcGGCACGCCGAGGccgggaaaccggtcatcgtcctggactacaaccgcaacaaaggtggcgtggacaacctagacaaggtgatcagaacgtacagctgcaggaggatg